A window of Microcystis aeruginosa FD4 contains these coding sequences:
- a CDS encoding PEP-CTERM sorting domain-containing protein (PEP-CTERM proteins occur, often in large numbers, in the proteomes of bacteria that also encode an exosortase, a predicted intramembrane cysteine proteinase. The presence of a PEP-CTERM domain at a protein's C-terminus predicts cleavage within the sorting domain, followed by covalent anchoring to some some component of the (usually Gram-negative) cell surface. Many PEP-CTERM proteins exhibit an unusual sequence composition that includes large numbers of potential glycosylation sites. Expression of one such protein has been shown restore the ability of a bacterium to form floc, a type of biofilm.) — protein sequence MNAKLKNSAFDKLKLAPIALAAGVGMMLAAAPAQAAVTSLTQTVTQGGVVYSNISNSIVFSPLPVLPGATGSNAYGISSATTVGGRADAVDGFAGITVNGAAFNQPNFQVDLTTTGAGTFVNTINPVNLGGINTSLDYFMSASSPTLRVFGTFTNTTANPLSAAIAYGGRLGCDNDCTIEDSSTGDNTFQSALDRWFITSDGPSDFAPFVTFVRFGPGGQLASSTPAVPGEDFNGALDNFGDIWTLSLASGETKSLMWFANFNDSLAEAQAGTSVFNNLSTLDTAGLLEGLSPTQIGAIANWAPQQPPAATPEPSSLIGLGSLLGFGLLSKIKRRNQKKA from the coding sequence ATGAATGCAAAACTGAAAAATAGTGCCTTTGACAAACTGAAACTGGCTCCCATCGCCCTAGCGGCGGGTGTGGGCATGATGCTGGCGGCTGCCCCCGCACAAGCGGCAGTGACCTCTCTTACTCAGACAGTGACTCAGGGAGGGGTTGTATATTCTAATATCAGCAACTCCATAGTCTTTTCTCCTCTTCCCGTGCTTCCCGGTGCAACAGGAAGCAATGCCTATGGCATCAGTTCTGCGACGACTGTCGGCGGGCGAGCGGATGCCGTTGACGGCTTTGCTGGCATCACCGTCAACGGTGCAGCCTTCAATCAGCCCAATTTCCAGGTGGATCTGACCACCACTGGGGCGGGAACCTTCGTCAACACCATCAACCCCGTCAACCTTGGCGGCATCAACACCAGCCTGGACTACTTCATGAGTGCTTCCAGCCCCACTCTGCGGGTGTTTGGCACCTTCACCAACACCACCGCCAATCCCCTCTCAGCCGCGATCGCCTATGGCGGTCGCTTGGGTTGTGATAATGATTGTACGATCGAGGACAGCAGCACGGGAGACAATACCTTCCAGTCAGCCCTCGACCGTTGGTTCATTACCTCTGATGGTCCAAGTGATTTCGCTCCCTTTGTAACTTTCGTGCGCTTCGGGCCAGGGGGGCAACTTGCCTCTTCCACGCCGGCGGTACCGGGTGAGGACTTTAATGGTGCGTTGGATAACTTTGGGGATATCTGGACTTTGAGCCTTGCCTCTGGGGAGACTAAGAGCCTGATGTGGTTCGCTAACTTTAACGATAGTTTAGCCGAGGCCCAGGCAGGTACTTCGGTGTTCAATAACTTGAGTACCTTGGACACCGCTGGCTTGCTGGAGGGTTTGTCGCCCACCCAGATTGGGGCAATTGCCAACTGGGCGCCACAACAGCCACCCGCTGCTACTCCCGAACCTTCTAGCCTCATAGGATTGGGAAGTTTACTAGGTTTTGGGTTGTTGTCTAAGATCAAACGAAGAAACCAAAAGAAAGCTTAA
- a CDS encoding tetratricopeptide repeat-containing sulfotransferase family protein: MRSKSTKTTGITIETGFDRLRTGRLQEAAAIADQLLSSNPNHHGALNLSGLIALNQGEKEQAVRLLHRAVKLKPREPIYQCNLGAAYHQSHRYNEAISACQKALKLRPNYPNALTTLASTYFAAEQYREALTTYEQAIAIAPEQALLHAYRADTLRELGRIHAAIEAYQQALNLSPDLPHAIGNFGLTLLAVGQPERALEYCRRAAESEAKNSQAWMNLGTVFRTLGQLEAAMDAYGKAYDLNPDSAMLCTLIGGIWQEVSELPQALTWYDKALAIEPDRLDSRCAFAGAILDLGDSATAITRYKEIIEQHSDYGEAYSGLSQALWEDGDAEEAVAVAYRAVELKPENAGLRAHLASILASAGDVESANAANREALAVNPNCIPALVNLAQNLRGKLPPEDAQQMETLLEAKWAREGTQSALHFGLAHYYDGCKNYGQAATHAIAANKLHTAYKQERGWDYNPDDYAQYIDQLIAHFTPEFFQRTQGMGNPSTAPVFIVGMPRSGTTLTEQILASHPQVFGAGERNFAGNCFNSLPALMGHPGSTTVWDCLQRLGQPQILHLADWHLAQLEQLLTKAGTERENVQRIVDKMPDNYSLLGWIVTAFPNAKIIHCRRDVRDVAVSCWMTQFKSIRWAFDLTHIAERIQQYWRIMEHWRRVLPVPMLEIDYEETVDQQTAQTVRLLDFIGLEWDDACMQFHKTDRLVRTASVTQVRQPIYKRSVERWRSYEEALQPLLERLTI; encoded by the coding sequence ATGCGCTCCAAATCTACAAAAACAACCGGTATAACCATTGAAACTGGATTCGATCGCCTGCGGACAGGTCGCCTCCAGGAAGCAGCAGCGATCGCGGATCAACTCCTCAGCAGTAATCCCAACCATCACGGCGCTCTCAACTTATCGGGGTTGATTGCCCTCAACCAAGGAGAAAAAGAACAAGCCGTCCGACTATTACACAGAGCAGTAAAATTAAAACCCAGGGAACCGATTTACCAGTGCAACTTAGGCGCAGCTTACCACCAGAGTCACCGCTATAACGAAGCAATTTCCGCCTGTCAAAAAGCCTTAAAACTGCGTCCCAACTATCCCAATGCCCTAACTACCCTCGCCAGTACCTACTTTGCAGCCGAGCAGTACCGGGAGGCGCTGACAACCTACGAACAGGCGATCGCGATCGCCCCAGAACAGGCTCTACTGCACGCCTACCGAGCCGATACCTTGCGGGAATTAGGGCGGATTCATGCGGCGATCGAAGCTTACCAACAGGCCCTCAATCTCTCTCCCGACTTACCCCACGCCATTGGCAATTTTGGACTAACTTTATTGGCAGTCGGGCAACCAGAACGCGCCCTAGAATATTGCCGCCGGGCTGCCGAATCCGAAGCCAAAAATAGTCAAGCCTGGATGAATTTGGGAACCGTCTTTCGCACCTTGGGACAGTTGGAAGCGGCCATGGATGCCTATGGCAAAGCTTACGATCTCAATCCCGATTCTGCCATGCTTTGCACCCTGATCGGCGGAATTTGGCAGGAAGTCAGCGAATTGCCACAGGCACTCACTTGGTACGATAAGGCCCTAGCAATTGAACCAGATCGCCTTGATAGCCGCTGTGCCTTCGCTGGGGCAATTCTCGACTTAGGGGATAGCGCCACCGCCATCACTCGCTACAAAGAAATTATCGAGCAGCATTCCGACTATGGCGAGGCCTATTCAGGACTCAGCCAAGCTCTCTGGGAAGATGGCGACGCAGAAGAGGCAGTCGCGGTGGCCTATCGAGCAGTAGAACTCAAGCCCGAAAATGCCGGCTTGCGGGCGCATCTAGCCAGCATTCTCGCCTCTGCCGGGGATGTGGAAAGCGCCAACGCCGCCAACCGCGAGGCCTTGGCCGTCAATCCTAACTGTATTCCCGCCCTGGTCAATTTAGCCCAGAATTTGCGGGGAAAACTGCCGCCAGAGGATGCTCAACAGATGGAGACATTACTCGAGGCCAAGTGGGCCAGAGAAGGCACACAGTCGGCGCTTCATTTTGGCCTCGCCCACTACTACGACGGTTGTAAGAACTACGGCCAGGCCGCCACCCATGCGATCGCTGCCAACAAACTACACACCGCCTACAAGCAGGAGCGAGGCTGGGATTACAATCCCGATGATTATGCCCAATATATCGACCAATTAATCGCCCACTTCACCCCCGAATTCTTCCAGCGCACTCAGGGGATGGGCAATCCCTCCACCGCCCCCGTTTTCATCGTGGGGATGCCCCGCAGCGGCACGACTTTGACGGAGCAGATTCTCGCGAGCCATCCCCAAGTATTTGGGGCCGGTGAGCGCAACTTTGCCGGCAATTGCTTTAACAGCCTACCCGCACTAATGGGGCATCCCGGCAGTACAACCGTCTGGGACTGTCTCCAGCGGCTTGGTCAACCCCAGATTCTTCACCTAGCCGATTGGCATCTGGCACAGTTAGAACAACTGCTCACCAAAGCAGGGACAGAGAGGGAGAATGTCCAGAGAATTGTCGATAAAATGCCCGACAATTACAGCCTTTTGGGCTGGATTGTTACTGCTTTTCCCAATGCCAAGATTATCCATTGTCGCCGCGATGTGCGGGATGTGGCGGTTTCCTGTTGGATGACTCAGTTTAAGTCTATTCGCTGGGCGTTTGACTTAACTCATATTGCCGAACGCATTCAGCAATATTGGCGGATTATGGAACATTGGCGGCGTGTTTTGCCGGTTCCCATGTTGGAAATTGACTATGAGGAAACTGTTGACCAGCAAACGGCGCAAACGGTTCGGCTCCTGGATTTTATCGGATTAGAATGGGATGATGCTTGTATGCAGTTCCATAAAACCGATCGCTTAGTGCGTACTGCCAGTGTTACTCAAGTAAGACAACCGATATATAAGCGCTCGGTAGAGCGCTGGCGCAGTTATGAAGAAGCCCTACAACCTCTGCTCGAAAGGTTAACCATCTAA
- a CDS encoding M23 family metallopeptidase has product MYPSSVILKLFLGKSLKKKLSLCSGLGLVISGLITLAPNAIANSETGSETPVVENAAPTLKAPVIKENTNPAPRLAIPENHQTDMPTLAPRAGGKNNFIDTRNFNPPSSVVVTERRSGCQTIAQNGQLVGGSCNLAARSSRRQPVSTVAKPLPPVNLARVRLNPNLAVRVGRQPRNQPVIAHNSLRRYAPTLVASSAPVRLAPPTVIPSQVVALNPPEWNGVKLALAPVTRAEVEAISEATTYERATRLSPTDSNQTQRTDLIFPLALPAQITSVFGWRNHPVSGNRAMHAGTDLGAPMGTPVLAAYAGEVATADWLGGYGLTVILRHLDGSQESRYAHLSEITVKPGEWVEQGAVIGRVGSTGLSTGPHLHFEWRHLTEQGWTAVDAGLHLELALDNLVQRMQMAAATDSNQN; this is encoded by the coding sequence ATGTATCCTTCATCGGTGATATTGAAACTTTTTCTAGGAAAATCCTTAAAAAAGAAGCTGAGTTTATGCAGTGGTCTCGGTTTAGTAATCAGCGGTCTGATTACTCTTGCTCCCAATGCGATCGCTAATTCCGAAACTGGCAGCGAAACCCCGGTAGTGGAAAATGCCGCCCCGACTCTGAAAGCCCCCGTTATCAAAGAAAATACTAATCCCGCCCCCCGTCTGGCTATCCCCGAAAACCATCAAACCGATATGCCTACCCTTGCCCCCCGGGCCGGCGGTAAAAATAACTTTATCGATACTAGAAACTTTAACCCCCCCAGTTCCGTTGTTGTCACCGAGCGCCGCAGTGGTTGCCAAACCATCGCCCAAAATGGTCAACTGGTAGGAGGTAGCTGTAATCTGGCGGCCCGGTCTTCCCGTCGTCAGCCGGTCAGCACTGTGGCCAAACCCTTACCCCCGGTTAATCTGGCCCGGGTACGTCTCAATCCTAATCTGGCCGTGCGGGTAGGGCGGCAGCCCCGAAATCAGCCGGTTATCGCTCATAATTCCCTGCGTCGTTATGCCCCCACTCTCGTCGCTTCTAGCGCCCCGGTACGTCTTGCACCCCCGACGGTGATTCCAAGTCAGGTGGTAGCCCTCAATCCCCCGGAATGGAATGGTGTAAAATTGGCTTTGGCCCCAGTGACTCGTGCAGAAGTAGAAGCAATCAGCGAAGCGACCACCTATGAGCGGGCCACCCGTTTAAGTCCCACGGATTCTAACCAAACTCAACGCACGGATTTAATCTTTCCCCTCGCTCTTCCTGCCCAAATTACCTCGGTTTTCGGGTGGCGAAATCATCCGGTCAGCGGGAATCGGGCCATGCACGCGGGTACTGATTTAGGCGCACCAATGGGAACACCTGTATTAGCCGCCTACGCGGGGGAAGTGGCCACCGCCGACTGGTTGGGAGGTTACGGATTAACGGTGATTTTACGTCACCTCGATGGTAGTCAAGAATCTCGTTATGCCCACCTTTCGGAAATTACCGTCAAACCGGGAGAATGGGTGGAACAGGGTGCGGTTATCGGTCGTGTGGGTAGTACGGGACTTTCTACCGGTCCGCACCTACACTTTGAATGGCGACACCTAACGGAACAGGGTTGGACCGCCGTAGATGCCGGTTTACATCTAGAATTAGCCCTCGATAATCTGGTGCAGAGAATGCAAATGGCCGCAGCCACTGACTCTAATCAGAATTAA
- a CDS encoding biotin--[acetyl-CoA-carboxylase] ligase, giving the protein MTKIHHFELLPSTNTKAWQLLESGENPPFVVIASQQSAGRGQWGREWISEPGGLYLSLALNLDLEVDKSAHLVLATVWGIAHHLNCQEIPVKIKWPNDLVLLGRKLGGINLETRIQGQNIPQAVIGVGINWTNPVPPTGINLQALAGNKITSIAQLTDVTSDAILYGYEYYCNHGIKPLLASYLEFFANFGQKIVFEGYQGIITGVSDRGELKVKLTSDNASSEIHLPAGRVSLGYN; this is encoded by the coding sequence ATGACCAAAATCCATCACTTTGAGCTATTACCTTCCACGAATACTAAAGCTTGGCAATTATTAGAATCGGGGGAAAATCCGCCTTTTGTGGTGATTGCTAGTCAACAAAGTGCCGGGAGAGGACAATGGGGACGGGAATGGATTTCTGAACCAGGGGGATTATATTTATCTTTGGCGTTAAATCTTGATTTAGAGGTGGATAAATCTGCCCATCTCGTTCTCGCTACAGTTTGGGGCATCGCTCATCATCTGAATTGTCAAGAAATACCTGTTAAAATCAAATGGCCGAATGATTTAGTATTACTAGGGCGCAAACTAGGGGGAATTAACCTAGAAACCCGTATTCAGGGTCAAAACATCCCGCAAGCAGTCATCGGAGTGGGCATCAATTGGACTAATCCTGTCCCCCCCACCGGTATTAATTTACAAGCTTTAGCTGGCAATAAAATCACCTCGATCGCTCAATTAACCGATGTCACCAGCGATGCTATCCTATACGGCTATGAATATTACTGCAATCACGGTATAAAACCCCTATTAGCCTCCTATTTAGAATTTTTTGCTAATTTTGGTCAAAAGATAGTTTTTGAGGGCTATCAGGGCATAATAACGGGGGTAAGCGATCGAGGGGAATTAAAAGTTAAACTCACTTCGGACAATGCCAGTAGCGAAATCCATCTGCCGGCCGGTAGGGTCAGTCTCGGCTATAATTGA
- a CDS encoding histidine phosphatase family protein, with protein MCLMLYFLRHGQTAYSKTGGYCGTPENDPGLTAEGMEMAEEFADVYRSLPWRAAYVSPLQRAIQTAKPLCEAVGLKLEIRQGLQEIGYGLWEGMHPNDIDHQYHDLYVRWLTDPAWNAPPNGERGIDIARRSAAVLEEIEHTHSKGNILIVSHKATIRIMLCSLMGIDVGRYRDRFEMPVAAVSIVELGSRGPLFHGISLRSHLSEYLRSLPCT; from the coding sequence ATGTGCTTGATGTTATATTTTCTACGACACGGACAGACAGCCTATAGCAAAACGGGAGGATACTGTGGTACTCCAGAAAATGATCCCGGTTTGACTGCCGAAGGCATGGAAATGGCGGAGGAATTCGCCGATGTCTATCGTTCTTTACCTTGGCGCGCGGCCTACGTCAGTCCCCTCCAAAGAGCTATTCAAACCGCTAAACCTCTCTGTGAAGCGGTGGGACTGAAATTAGAAATCCGCCAGGGATTACAAGAGATCGGTTATGGTCTTTGGGAAGGAATGCACCCCAACGATATCGATCATCAATATCATGATCTCTATGTGCGTTGGTTGACGGATCCCGCTTGGAATGCTCCCCCCAACGGGGAAAGGGGCATCGATATCGCTCGTCGTTCTGCGGCCGTTTTGGAGGAAATCGAACACACCCACAGTAAGGGCAATATCCTGATCGTTTCCCACAAGGCCACCATCCGGATCATGCTCTGTAGTCTGATGGGCATCGATGTGGGCCGTTATCGCGATCGATTTGAAATGCCCGTGGCCGCTGTCAGTATCGTCGAATTAGGCAGTCGTGGCCCGCTTTTCCATGGCATCAGTTTACGTTCTCACCTCAGTGAATACCTGCGTTCTCTCCCCTGCACCTAA
- a CDS encoding histidine phosphatase family protein has translation MSLKLYFLRHGETTASQTGSFCGRLDLELTSAGDEMAKDFALAYRDVPWTGIYSSPLKRTLATATPLSDLLGIPIHKREGLKEIAYGQWEGKTAAEVNQEFHDDYVRWLADPGWNSPTGGEKGIDIARRSSEVLEEIDHNHDDGHILIVSHKATIRIVLCSLLGIDIGRYRDRIAMPVASVTIVELAEHGPLFQVMGDRSHIRNDLRSRAGT, from the coding sequence ATGAGTCTAAAACTTTACTTTTTGCGTCATGGCGAAACCACAGCCAGTCAAACGGGTAGTTTTTGCGGTCGATTAGACTTGGAACTAACCTCGGCCGGCGATGAAATGGCCAAGGATTTCGCCCTTGCCTATCGAGATGTGCCTTGGACAGGGATCTATTCTAGTCCCCTCAAACGCACCCTGGCCACGGCCACCCCTTTAAGCGATCTCTTAGGTATTCCCATCCACAAACGGGAAGGATTAAAAGAGATTGCCTACGGCCAATGGGAGGGAAAAACCGCAGCCGAGGTTAATCAGGAGTTTCATGATGATTATGTGCGCTGGTTAGCAGATCCGGGCTGGAATTCTCCCACAGGAGGCGAAAAAGGCATCGATATCGCTCGTCGCAGTTCGGAAGTGTTAGAGGAAATCGACCATAATCACGATGATGGCCATATTTTGATCGTTTCCCATAAAGCAACGATCCGAATCGTGTTATGTTCTCTTTTAGGCATTGATATCGGCCGTTATCGCGATCGAATTGCCATGCCCGTGGCCTCGGTGACGATCGTCGAATTAGCCGAACACGGTCCCCTCTTTCAAGTCATGGGCGATCGCTCTCACATCCGCAATGACCTGCGCTCGCGAGCGGGAACCTAA
- the ndk gene encoding nucleoside-diphosphate kinase produces MERTFLMIKPDGVQRNLVGEIIRRFETKGFTLVGLKMMQVSRELAEKHYAVHKERPFFRSLVDFITSSPVVAMVWQGEGVIVSARKIIGATNPLNAEPGTIRGDFGISVGRNLIHGSDGPDTAKDEVSLWFSDAELANWTPAITPWVVE; encoded by the coding sequence ATGGAACGCACTTTCTTAATGATTAAACCCGACGGTGTGCAGCGCAATCTGGTGGGGGAAATTATTCGACGCTTTGAAACTAAAGGTTTTACGCTGGTTGGGTTGAAAATGATGCAGGTTTCTAGGGAATTAGCGGAAAAACACTACGCTGTTCATAAAGAACGACCCTTTTTCCGCTCTTTGGTCGATTTTATTACTTCCTCCCCCGTGGTAGCCATGGTTTGGCAAGGAGAAGGAGTAATTGTCTCCGCTAGAAAAATTATTGGCGCCACTAATCCCCTCAATGCTGAACCTGGTACGATTCGCGGTGATTTTGGCATTAGTGTCGGACGCAATCTTATCCATGGTTCCGATGGTCCAGATACCGCCAAAGATGAAGTTAGTCTCTGGTTTAGCGATGCAGAATTGGCTAATTGGACTCCCGCCATCACTCCCTGGGTGGTAGAGTAA
- a CDS encoding RluA family pseudouridine synthase translates to MPNQGWIYRDKISKNQAGLSLLAYYTGKYPHSSPEEWLDRILSGAILVNGRPASPDTVLEIGQQLTYQRPPWTEPDVPLFFEVLYEDAEVLVVAKPSGLPVLAGGGFLEHTLIHLVHQHYPDVTPYPIHRLGRGTSGIVLMAKSKPARAKLSQQMREGKITKIYRALVGRGDIPDNFTINQAIGKIAHPILGYIYGANADGLSARSDGRVLKKHPDSTLLAVQIFTGRPHQIRIHLAFFGYPLIGDRLYGLGGLPRPDAVPGDCGYYLHANQIVFNHPSTGKTIPISCQAPPELEILNPV, encoded by the coding sequence ATGCCCAATCAAGGTTGGATTTATCGAGATAAAATTAGCAAAAATCAGGCAGGATTAAGCTTATTAGCTTACTATACGGGCAAATATCCCCATTCTAGTCCAGAAGAATGGCTCGATCGCATTTTATCAGGAGCAATTCTAGTCAATGGTCGTCCCGCTTCCCCCGATACAGTCTTAGAAATCGGGCAGCAATTGACCTATCAGCGCCCGCCTTGGACAGAACCGGATGTACCGCTCTTTTTTGAGGTACTCTACGAGGATGCCGAGGTGTTAGTGGTGGCGAAACCTTCGGGATTACCCGTGTTAGCGGGGGGTGGATTTCTCGAACATACTCTTATCCATCTGGTACATCAGCATTATCCCGATGTCACTCCCTATCCAATTCATCGTCTTGGTCGCGGCACTTCGGGCATAGTCTTAATGGCTAAATCAAAGCCCGCTAGAGCTAAATTGAGTCAACAGATGCGAGAGGGGAAAATTACCAAAATATATCGAGCTTTAGTTGGTCGGGGTGACATACCAGATAATTTTACTATTAATCAAGCGATCGGGAAAATCGCCCATCCCATTTTAGGCTACATTTACGGTGCGAACGCAGATGGGTTATCGGCCCGCAGTGATGGTCGAGTCTTAAAAAAACATCCCGATAGTACCCTATTAGCAGTACAAATTTTTACAGGCAGACCCCATCAAATTCGCATTCATCTGGCCTTTTTTGGCTATCCTTTAATCGGTGATCGATTGTATGGTCTGGGAGGATTACCGCGACCGGATGCAGTCCCGGGAGATTGTGGTTATTATCTCCATGCCAATCAAATCGTTTTTAATCATCCCAGTACAGGCAAAACAATCCCTATTTCCTGTCAGGCCCCACCAGAATTAGAGATACTAAATCCTGTTTAA
- a CDS encoding glycosyltransferase, which yields MAENYWSREDDNEELDPIGSLLSDWSDPEDEEEEFRSEIFQGRSGRRQKAAFSLMAIWTIIIALHWLSWGYWAIIALTMVLSAQALRLLFTKPETPPIPLPDWDLTSVPRVSLLVAAKNEETVITKLVNYLCHLDYPQDKLEVWIVDDYSTDNTGAILDRLALEYPQLKILHRPANAGGGKSGALNQVLSLTNGEIIGVFDADAGLSSDLLRHVVPMFDTREVGAVQVRKAIANAAENFWTKGQAVEMIFDSCFQQQRIAVGGIGELRGNGQFVRRSALNRCGGWNEQTITDDLDLTIRLHIDNWKINILNFPAVAEEGVTTAIALWHQRNRWAEGGFQRYLDYWKAILKSPMPWPKKFDLIAFLIVQYILPAAAIPDLLITITRHQAPILTPLTGLALSLSVWGMVTGLIRVNTGKKFTFALGLDILAQTIRGMIYMMHWFIIIPSVSLRMALRPKRLKWVKTVHLGEHLSAEV from the coding sequence ATGGCAGAAAATTATTGGTCGCGAGAGGATGATAACGAAGAATTAGACCCGATTGGTTCCCTCCTATCTGACTGGTCCGATCCCGAAGACGAGGAGGAGGAATTTAGGAGCGAAATTTTTCAAGGCCGATCGGGACGCAGACAGAAAGCGGCTTTTAGCCTCATGGCGATCTGGACAATAATTATCGCACTTCATTGGCTGAGTTGGGGTTATTGGGCAATTATCGCCCTAACTATGGTACTATCGGCGCAAGCTTTGCGGCTGCTGTTCACGAAACCAGAAACGCCACCAATTCCTTTACCAGATTGGGATTTAACCTCTGTCCCCAGGGTTTCCCTCTTAGTAGCGGCCAAAAATGAAGAAACCGTAATCACGAAGCTGGTTAATTATCTCTGTCATCTAGACTATCCCCAAGATAAGTTAGAAGTCTGGATCGTCGATGACTATAGCACCGATAACACCGGTGCAATTCTCGATCGCCTTGCTTTAGAATATCCCCAATTAAAAATTCTCCATCGTCCTGCTAATGCCGGAGGTGGCAAATCTGGCGCCTTGAATCAGGTTTTATCCCTGACTAACGGGGAAATTATCGGCGTATTCGATGCGGATGCGGGATTATCCTCCGATTTACTGCGTCATGTCGTGCCGATGTTCGACACTCGAGAAGTGGGTGCGGTACAGGTGCGAAAAGCGATCGCCAATGCCGCCGAAAACTTCTGGACAAAAGGACAAGCGGTAGAAATGATCTTTGATAGCTGTTTCCAACAGCAACGGATTGCGGTGGGAGGGATCGGAGAATTGCGCGGAAATGGTCAATTTGTCCGTCGTAGTGCCTTAAATCGTTGCGGGGGTTGGAATGAACAAACGATCACCGACGATCTTGATTTAACTATTCGTCTCCATATCGATAATTGGAAAATTAATATCTTAAATTTTCCCGCAGTAGCGGAAGAAGGGGTGACAACTGCGATCGCTTTATGGCATCAGCGCAATCGTTGGGCCGAAGGTGGTTTTCAGCGTTATCTCGACTATTGGAAAGCAATTTTAAAGTCTCCCATGCCTTGGCCGAAAAAGTTTGATTTAATTGCTTTTTTGATCGTTCAATATATCTTACCTGCGGCCGCTATTCCCGATCTTTTAATCACTATTACTCGTCATCAAGCCCCGATTTTAACTCCTTTAACTGGTTTAGCTCTTTCCCTTTCTGTCTGGGGAATGGTGACAGGATTAATCCGAGTTAATACGGGTAAAAAATTCACTTTTGCTCTCGGTTTAGACATCCTTGCTCAAACCATTCGCGGCATGATTTATATGATGCACTGGTTTATTATTATTCCCAGTGTCAGCCTGCGGATGGCTTTGCGTCCTAAACGTTTAAAATGGGTGAAAACCGTTCATCTGGGGGAACATCTCAGTGCCGAGGTCTAA